The region CTCGGGCTCCTGGGCGTCATAGGTTCCGTCTTCGCGTGGCACATAACGCTGCAGATAGATAGCCGAGCAATAGCCAGCCATCGATTCCAGAAAGGTCACCTTCACCTGGCTGGGCTGCGCAGCTACCTCCAGGGTGCTTTGCAACACGCGCCTGGAACCAATCCGATGGGTAGCACGCCCATAACGTCCTATGGCTACCGCGCCATAAGAAGCGCCGCCTGTTCCCCCGATGGCATATAGCCAGGCCTCATAGCTTCCTCCCTGCAACGAGCCGGTCAGGCGTCCGGCCTCACCGTTGACCGCAGCAACCAATTCACCAACCGTCCACTCAGGATGCTGCACTTCCAGCTCCCGAGCCAATGCCAGAACGCGCTCATGCGCCGAACGCGCAATCTCGCGAGCAAGCGTCTCCTCCTGTCGCCTCACCTGACGATCGTCAGCCTGTAGCCGACTGATATCCGCCTGCAACAGCAAGACACTTCCTATAAGGATCACCGCACCTACCCAGAGAAAGGACATCTTACCCATAGCACCAGCACCCTCCCTCATAGACCGGTTGTGGATTCATTATCGCGATTGCGAGGGATGAGCAGCGTCGAGCCGTAATAGACTCGCTGCAATACCTGTGAACGAGAAGTTTCATAGGGGGGGACCAGCGTTACCCGTACCCGCGTGTTCTGAACCAGCTCCGGATTTCCTGCTGGATCGGCTAACGGCTTTGCGTCTCTATCCAGCAGATCAATTCGGAAATAGCTGATGAGTGCCGGGCTTCTTCCACTTATCTCCCAGGTCCCATCCTCTCCTATTTTGACACTACGAACAAGTTGATACACAGGAATACTATCACCCCGTATAATGCGATACCCTTTCGGATTCAAATCATATCGAATATATATACGAAAGATCTTTCCATCAATATCAATAGAGTCACGAAAAAAAGTAAAAGATTCAGTAATTCCTGTAGCAGCATTTTGAATCGGATTTACAAAAGGCACTTCATTATTAAAATCAACATTTTCTCCCAAACGAAGCAAATCCTCCTCGATCCAGGAAACCAGATCATTAGCCTGTCTTTTAACCATATAGTTTGTTATCTGTTCTAAATTGATCTCCATTATACGCTGCTGAACAGAAATAAGGATAATCAACAGTGTACCCCCTAAAATGGTAGCCGAAATGTTATCAAATATAACCCACATAACAAGATCAGAATTTATATGAAAAAGTTCGTTCAAGTTTTATCGGAATAGGAATATATGGATGTCTTCCATTTTTCCAATAATCTTGTATAGCAAGCTTTACTCTCTTGTATTCCGTCTTGGTGCTGGACGAAACAGGTTCGCCTGCAGGATTATATTCGACATATTCCACCTGTATAATCACTTGGAAATAAATTGTATCTCTTCCAAGCACAAATGGACGTATCGGTTGCTGATTGTGGAAATCATCAATATCATCACACGTGGCCGTTCCACCAAATGCCGCACAGGTCCCACTGACGCCAAAATCTGTTGAATCGGAAAACAACAGAATGTCATCCGGTGTCCCCGTCACACTACCATCCACAACGGCCTGATCGAAAGCACGTGTGCGGATGATTTCCATGGTTTCTACTCCTACCGCAGCTGCCATCTCTTGCAATTCACGAAAAATGGTGGCTCGCTGCAGGGCGTGTTGCTTCTGATATACGCTGAGCGTAAAGCTCATCGCCACAACCAGTGCCAGGGTAGCCAGAAGCGTCTGTGACATGGTATTTTACAGTAAAACTTTCGCTTTTTAACAGAGCAAAATTCCTTCCATACTCTTCGATGTTTTCGACATTTCTCTTCATCTATTTATGGCTATTACCAGAATACCTTTACCATTTCAAAACGTAACCTTACTCTTCCGTTGTCGTCACCCGGATCATTTCTTCAACGGTCGTTTCGCCAGCCAGTACGACCTCGCGAGCGGCGTCGCGCAGCGTCTGCATGCCTTCTTTGATGGCCTGCTCGCGCAGTGCATCCTCGTCAATCGAACCCTGTGCCTCCACAATCATGTGGCGGATTGTTCGCGAAAAGTACATGGCTTCAACAATCGCCCGTCGGCCTTTATAGCCAACCCCCTTGCACACTTTACAGCGCCGATCACGTCCCGCTTTGTAAAAGGTAGCGCGCGCAATCTCTTCGTCCGTAAACCCCAGTTTGCGTAGCATTACATAATCCGGATCTTTGTCCTCTACTTT is a window of Rhodothermus sp. DNA encoding:
- a CDS encoding ATPase, T2SS/T4P/T4SS family; translated protein: LRHDPDIVMVGEMRDRQTAELAIKLANTGHLTFSTLHTNDAPSAVSRLYKMGIEPFLIAYAINLVVAQRLIRKVCPACKVEDKDPDYVMLRKLGFTDEEIARATFYKAGRDRRCKVCKGVGYKGRRAIVEAMYFSRTIRHMIVEAQGSIDEDALREQAIKEGMQTLRDAAREVVLAGETTVEEMIRVTTTEE